The Branchiostoma floridae strain S238N-H82 chromosome 10, Bfl_VNyyK, whole genome shotgun sequence genome has a segment encoding these proteins:
- the LOC118425054 gene encoding post-GPI attachment to proteins factor 3-like — protein sequence MVCTSGLKKNKEVTSENFKKNLLKMDIVALVAILVAAGIPACLASLGDRSYSFLTCLQTCENAKCRGPGLERFNTNQPRYMGLLGWDCTEECKYECMWDTVQTFQRAGKDVPQFYGKWPFVRVLGAQEPASVVFSVLNGLAHLVMIGVFRSRVPKNAPLYWTVNVYALR from the exons atgGTTTGCACGTCAG gtttgaagaaaaacaaGGAAGTCACAAGTGAAAACTTCAAGAAGAATCTTCTGAAGATGGACATCGTTGCCCTTGTCGCCATTCTCGTAGCCGCTGGTATCCCAGCATGCCTTGCTTCCCTGGGAGACAGATCGTACAGTTTCCTGACCTGTCTTCAGACGTGTGAGAACGCAAAGTGCAGAGGACCCGGACTGGAGCGCTTCAACACAAACCAGCCCCGCTACATGGGCCTCCTCGGGTGGGACTGTACAGAGGAATGCAAGTACGAGTGCATGTGGGACACGGTGCAGACTTTCCAGAGGGCTGGAAAAGACGTGCCGCAGTTTTATGGGAAG TGGCCATTTGTTAGAGTATTGGGAGCACAGGAGCCTGCCTCTGTGGTGTTCTCTGTGCTGAACGGACTAGCCCATCTCGTCATGATAGGGGTGTTCCGATCAAGAGTGCCCAAAAATGCACCCCTGTACTGGACAGTCAACGTGTATGCTTTG AGATGA